A portion of the Rhinolophus sinicus isolate RSC01 linkage group LG03, ASM3656204v1, whole genome shotgun sequence genome contains these proteins:
- the GTF2A2 gene encoding transcription initiation factor IIA subunit 2, translating to MAYQLYRNTTLGNSLQESLDELIQSQQITPQLALQVLLQFDKAINSALAQRVRNRVNFRGSLNTYRFCDNVWTFVLNDVEFREVTELIKVDKVKIVACDGKNTGSNTTE from the exons ATGGCATATCAGTTATACAGAAataccactttgggaaacagtcttCAGGAAAGCCTCGATGAGCTCATACAG TCTCAACAGATCACCCCCCAACTTGCCCTTCAAGTTCTACTTCAGTTTGATAAGGCTATAAATTCAGCATTGGCTCAGAGGGTCAGGAACAGAGTCAATTTCAGG ggcTCTCTAAATACGTACAGATTCTGCGATAATGTGTGGACTTTTGTATTGAATGATGTTGAATTCAGAGAGGTGACAGAACTTATTAAAGTGGATAAAGTGAAAATTGTAGCCTGTGATGGTAAAA